Part of the Varibaculum massiliense genome is shown below.
ACGATCAGTACCAAAGTGGGAACCCAGATCACCTTGACCGGCAGCCGACAATATTGCGTCACAGAGGGCGTGGGCGGCCACATCCGCATCAGAGTGTCCCTTGAGAGGGGTTTCCCCTGGCCAGGAAAGTCCCGCTACCATACAGAGGCGCGAAGCAGTCTCCGGGTCGGCGGGATCTGCAAAAGCGTGAACGTCACTGCCAATCCCCACCCGAGGTAAGAATGCGGGCGCGGAATAATCCGGGCTGGAGGCGGGGATACCCGCCGAAGAATCTGCAGGCAGCTGGTTACTAGAATCGCTCATGTCCCCAGTTTAGCGGGGGTTCCCTGACTAGAGCCGCAATACCTGCCCAAGGATGAAAACCGCCGCTAGGGATCTAGACGAAATACTTCCAGGTCAACAACACGCGGCTCCGGGTAATCCGCAATATGCACTAGCAACATTCCCGCAGTCTTTAAATAGGGGTCATCTTGGGGTAATAACCTGCCCAAATTGTTAGGGGTAAGGGGCGCCAATTCCCCAATAATCCCCGGGATAGTGGGACGATGAACGCAAATTGCCAGCGGCGAGGCGGGTGCATCTAACTTACTTTTCGTAAGTAAGCCCCGCACTACTGAGCGCATCTTGGAGGAATCTTCCCGATAGGCGTCCTCGGTAAAGGAGGCCTCGGTCGTGAGGGGAGTACCCGAGAGCGTGGCGTAGGGAGCCACGGTGGCAACGCAGCGCCGCCAGGGGGAAGTAATTATTTGGTTAATCCCCAGAGCCGAAAGGGCCGGGAGCAGCCGCAACACTTGAGAAGAACCCCGCCGGGATAGTGGCCGGGTCATCTCGGTGCCTTCCCAATGGGAGCGTTTAGTAGCTTTCGCATGGCGCAGCACCGCCAAGGTGCGGGTATATAAAGTGCGTTCTGCCAGGCGGGTTAGTAGTTCCTCTAGCAGACGCCGGTCTCCGCGGCGAGTCAGCAGCCGCATAGCTTTGCGCGCCCCCACCCACTGACATTTATCAATCTCTTTGGTAGAAGCTAGGGGAGCCAGGGGACGAGCCCGCAAAGTTTCCGGGGAAACATCCGGGAAACCTACCCAGTAGTGAACCTCTTTAGTAACCCGCGCTCCCAGGCGATACCTCTGGACTGTCAGTGGTGCTCCCAAACGAATGGGGACTCCAGTTTCCTCTTCAACTTCGCGCACTGCCGTTGCCGGTATTGCCTCCCCGGGTTCGCGTTTGCCTTTCGGCCAAGACCAGTCGTCATAGCGAGGTCGATGCACAATCAGCACCTGGATATCTTGACGCTGCGCGGGAATCATGGTGCCGGGAATGGGGTTGGCTTCTGGTCGCAAACGCCATACTAATGCGCCTGCGGACCGCACTATCCGCATGTGCGGTGGCTTAGGTCGAGCCGTCATAGTAGCCACTTGCCTTTCTTGTAATCTGTTTCTATTGTCTAACAAATTACCTGTAAGGTCATTCCTTGAGGTCACAGAGGTTCAATTGCTTTAACCTCAGAAGTTAGCGGGAAAAATTCGCCCTTAGCGCCCTTTCATACGCGAATTAGCCTTATTAATTAGGTACTCTTGGATATCCATTAGGGGGGAACCATCCTTGGCGTTGATATGACGCCGCCAAGTTCCATCCCGGCGTAAATGCCAAGAAGATACCTCCGGGGAGGCCTCTAGCTTTACTAGATCCATGAGTTCCGCAGTCATCTCGGAATCCTTGATTCGAATTAACGCCTCTACCCGGCGATCCAGGTTGCGGTGCATCAGATCAGCAGAACCAATCCACACCTCCGGTTGCCCGGCATTTTCAAAAGCGTAAATACGGGAATGTTCCAGGAAGCGCCCCAAAATAGAGCGCACCCGGATATTTTCCGAGAGGCCGCGCACCCCGGAACGAATCGTGCAGATTCCGCGTACCACAATATCGATTGGTACCCCCGCCTGGCTGGCGCGGTAGAGGGCATCAGTTACTGCCTCGTCTACCAGGGAGTTTACTTTAATTCCGATATAGGCGGGCAGTCCGTTGCGGTAATTATCAACCTCGCGTTCAATACGTTCAATAATCCCCGGACGGATAGAACGTGGTGCTACCAGCAGGCGGTGGAAGGAAGTACGCGGCGCATACCCCGAAAGCTGATTAAACAGGCGAGTCAGGTCTTGGGCTACCTCACGGTCGCAAGTCAGCAAGCCCAGATCCTCGTATCCCCGAGCGGTCTTGGGGTGATAGTTTCCGGTACCGACGTGGCAGTAACGACGCAGCCCATCGGCTTCTTCCCGCACCACCATTGACAGTTTGCAGTGAGTTTTCAACCCCACCATCCCATAGACTACGTGCACCCCGGCTCGCTCTAGTTTGCGCGCCCAAGAAATGTTGGCGTCCTCATCGAAACGGGCTTTGATTTCTACAATTGCTAGCACCTGTTTTCCGTTTTGAGCCGCTTCAATCAGGGCAGACACGATTGGAGAATCCGAGGAGGTACGGTAAAGCGTCTGCTTTATAGAACGTACTTTCGGATCTTTAGCGGCGTAAGTTACGAAATGCTGGACCGAGGTCGAGAAAGAATCATAGGGGTGGTGCAGCAGTACATCGTGGCTACGAATCATCGCGAAAATATCGGTAGGCCTGGCCGATTCTACTTCCGCGAGCCCGGCGGCAGTCGCGGGAACAAACTTCTTGTATTTGAGTTCCGGCAAATCCAGTTCATGTAGCTCGTTCAGGCAGCGCAAGTCAATCGGTTCCGGCAGGGCGAAAACGTCCTCCATCCCAATCTCTAGCTTGGCCACCAGGAAGTCTAGGACTGGACGGGAAATCCCCTCTGCCACCTCTAGGCGCACTGCCGGGCCGAAACGACGCCGCAACAGTTCTTGCTCCATCGCGGTCAGCAAGTTCTCGGCATCGTCCTCTTCCACTTCCAAGTCTTCGTTGCGGGTCAGGCGGAACACGTGATGTTCTAATATCTCCATCCCCGGGAAGAGGTGATCCAGGTGGGGACCGATAACGTCCTCCAGGGTAACGAAAGTGGCCTCTCCCTTGGTATCCAGCGCATCCTCCGGGATGATCTGGTCTATTGCCTGCTCCACGCAGATTAGCCGCGGCAGGCTCTCCGGGATTTTTACCCGTGCGAAATGCTGTTTGCCCGTCAGGGGATTACGGAGTACTACTGCCAGGTTCACTGATAGTCCCGAAATATAAGGGAAAGGGTGCGAGGGATCCACCGCTAGCGGGGTAAGGATGGGGAAAATCTGGCGCCGGAAATAGCCGTGCAGGAATTCTTGCTGCTCAGGGGCAAGATCGTCCCAGCGCCGCAGCTTGATTCCTACCTTTTTCAGTTCGCCTAGCAAAGTGTTTTGCACGAAACCGGCTTGCCGGGCACACAGAACCTGGGCGCGTTCAGTCACCAGGTCTAGTACCTGCCGGGGGGTGAGTCCAGAGGCGGCGGTACGGGCAATTCCGGCGGCAATACGCCGTTTAAGCCCGGCTACGCGCACCATATAGAACTCATCCAAGTTGGAGGAGAAAATCGTAGTGAACCAGGCGCGCTCCAAGATAGGAAGGCGCTCGTCCTCTGCCTGCTCTAATACTCGTTGGTTGAACTGCATCCAGGACAGTTCCCGATCCCCGAAGCGTCCTTTGGGGAGAGGTTTGTCTTGACCGAGGGGGCCGGCTTGCGCCAATTTGTCAATGCCGGGAGCCTCTCGCAAAGTGGAGGGGCTGATAGTGGAAAGATCTTCCGGGCCATCGGTTTGGGCGTGACCGGCGCTTGCCGATGCCACCTTGCGTGGCTTCTTTTCCGCTGTAGTTTTTTCACTATTGCCAGCGGTTTTCGAGGTTTCCTTAGCTGGCGTACTCCCGTTATCTTTACTGGTAGCTTTAGCGTCTTTACCAGTTGCTTTGGTCTTAGTGGCGCTAGCAGCAGCGGGAGTTACAGTTTTTTTCGGGCGCGGCAAAATCTCATCGTCGGCAGCTATTTTTTTGCCGTCTACAAATGGAGAAGCGCCCGTAGGCAGGTCGTAGTCGGCGTCCTCATAATCGGTTCCGGGAAACTGTTCGGGTGAGGTCTTTGAAGAAATCAGTTCATCAGCAGTCGCGGTCTCAAAATTTGATTGTGCTGCCACCCGATCAACCTGCGGGGTAGGTTCAGTCTGGGGATTTTCCTTATAAACCCGGGCGATATCGGCAGGAGAGGGTACTACGTGCGACTGACCGGTGGCGTCTTCTTTAATTTTGGCCTTCCCGACTTTCGGTTCTGTCCTGTTTTCAGCGTCCTGTTTGCGTTCCATGCTGACCCCTTCCAAAAATAACGGCAATGTTTTTAAGGAATACTCCTAATGGATATATTGCTAGTTTAGGTGATTTGCCTTCGCTGCACGTGCTGAAAGTTTCAGGTCGTCCGCGGTTTGTAGCAGCGCCTGGGGACGCAGGGTCACCGAATCTGCCAGTTCGTCCCGGGAATCCTTAATCCATTCCGCGCTCACCCCGCTGGCAAGTACCTGCAGGAAATCACTGACGCGATCTAGCAGGGGAGCCAGCTCAGCTATCGAAGTTTGCGCCTGCCACAGGGCAGCTAACTCATCCATGAGGTTAGCCACCGACTTATCCGAGTGTTCCCGAGAAAAAATATCCCCAATATCTAGGGCGGCAAGTCCCTGCTGGAAACGTTCATTTACTAGCTGTGGATTTCGTAAATACCACTGATAAACCAGGTAGAGACGCCACAGCGTGCCTGGTAGAGTGCTGGCCGGGGAGGTGGACCACAGTTCACTGACCGTATCTATCCCCCCGGATTCCAGCAGCTGACGCAGCCGCTGAACATTCTCATCGCTTTCTTTTTCTATTCCTAACAGAGTTTGGGCTACCAGGTGGGCGACTTCCGAAGAGCTCGCCGCGTCCTCGGCACCGGGAATATTTTCTGCCTGCTCGGCATCCAACATCGCTGGCCTGCGCGGAGCTTTCCGTGTACTCATTTTTCCTCCTTGACTTTCTCTATTCTCTCTCAGGCGCCCTCCCTCGTGGGCGAGTTTGCTTTTATTGGGGCAGATAAGCTCGAGACCGGCAAGCCCCCGTCAGCTCTCTTCCGCTTGTAGGTTTGGCCCAAGACTCGCCCGGGTACTTTACCTGGGTTTTGTGCCGCTGTCTTGCCGGTTGCTCCTAAGTGTGAGACCGCTCAATAAAATGCGAGATAAAGCGCTTTCCTGGCTACAATAGGGGAGGTTTGGGGTGCCAAAAGTAGGCGCCGCCAGGTTGATAATGCAAAAGGAAGGGTTTTAGTGTCTGACCGTCCGCTCAGTGTCGCCGTGATTGGAGCCGGCCCCGCCGGAATCTACGCCTCCGATATTTTGTCCAAATCTGGTCTAAATGTAGAGATTGACCTATTTGAGCGCCTGCCCGCGCCCTACGGTCTGGTGCGTTACGGGGTGGCGCCAGACCATCCTCGAATTCGCGCGATTATTACCGCCCTCTACAAGGTTTTGCAGCGCGGAGATATTCGCCTGCTCGCCAATGTAAATGTTGGTGGCGAGGACGCCGATATTACCGTTGATGACCTGCATGAACACTATGATGCGATTATTTTTGCTACCGGCTCTGATCGGGATAAACCCATCGACTTACCCGGTCGAGACCTCCCGGAATGCTTTGGCGCCTCCGATTTTGTGTCCTGGTACGACGGCAACCCGGATTATCCGCGTTTTTGGCCCTTAGAGGCTAAAGAAGTGGCGGTGATTGGGGTAGGTAACGTTGCCCTGGATATTGCCCGGGTCATGGCGAAGCATCCTGCAGATATGTTGAAAACCGAGATTCCGGAAAACGTAGCGAAAGAGCTTTATAAATCCCCAATCACAGATGTGCATATTTTCGGGCGGCGCGGGCCTGCCCAGGTGAAGTTCACCCCCTTAGAGCTGCGTGAACTCGGCCAACAGCCGGGGGTAAAAGTGATTGTTTCTGAGGAAGATTTCGAGTTTGACGAAGGCTCGGAGCAGGCGATAGCGGCCTCAAAACAAACCAAAATGGTGGTTGATACCTTAATTAATTATGCCATGGATGAGGACGACCGGGAGGCTGACCGCCGTATCCACCTGCATTTATTCTCGGCTCCCAAAGAGATTTTGGCTGATGAGGACGGGCATGTGCGCGCCCTAGTTACCGAACGTACCCAGCTGAACGGAGACGGAACAGTTTCCGGTACTGGCGAGCTGCGGGAAACCCCGGTACAGGCGGTTTATCGCGCGGTGGGGTATTTCTCCTCTCCGATTGAGGGGCTGCCTTTCGATGAGCGGCGCGGAGTAATCCCCAATCAGGAAGGGCGGGTCACCGACCTGGAGGGAACCCCCTTGAACGGTATTTACGCAACCGGTTGGGTTAAGCGTGGTCCGGTAGGGCTGATTGGGTCTACCAAGTCCGATGCCCAGCAAACTATCGCCCACCTGGTAGAGGACGCCGAAGCTGGCAAGCTAGTGGCTACCGGCAAAGCGGTGGGTCACGACGCCATGATTGAGCTACTTGAACAGCGCGGGGTTCCTTTCTCTACTTGGCATGGCTGGGAGCTACTGGACGAATACGAAAAGCAGCTGGGCGCAGACTTTGGCGAGGTCGAGGGGGGACGCGGGGCGCGTGAACGCGTCAAAGTGGTGTCCCGTAAAGCGATGAGCGCGATTTCCCGCGGCGAGGACGTACCGGAAGATCTAATCGGTAAGGACGGAGAATAGCCTGCTCTGACGGGGTAACAGCCAGGTAGTAGAGGCTAGTACCCTGCCATTTCTTCTAGGCGGCGAATCCGCTGATCCATTGGGGGGTGGGTAGAAAATAGCTGCCGCATACCTCCTGCCCTAAATGGGTTCGTAATCATCATGAACCCGACTTTCTCGGTTTGCGGATTTTTCGTCAGGGGACGAGCAGTAGTTCCTGCCTCCAGTTTCTTGAGGGCGCTAGCCAGGGCAAGGGGATCACCGGAGAGTTCCGCGCCGGTTTGATCCGCATCGAACTCGCGGGTACGAGAAATCGCTAGTTGGGTCAGGGTTGCAGCCAATGGCGCCAGGAATACCATTAAGAGCGCCCCGATAGCCGCCAGGGGACCGGAGCTTTCCTCATCGCGCCGTCCTCCTCCGAAAAAGAACATCATTTGGGCTGCGGAAGTAATCAAACCCCCGATAGCGGCGGCAATTGAGGAGGTTAAAATATCGCGGTTATACACGTGCATCAGTTCGTGGGAGAGCACTCCGCGCAGTTCCCGTTCATTTAGCAACTGCAAAATTCCTTCGGTGCAGCAAACCGCTGCATGGGAGGGGTTCCTGCCGGTAGCAAAAGCATTCGGGGTGGCGGTGGGGGCAATATAGAGGCGCGGCATCGGTTGCCCGGCGGCTTGAGACAGCTCGGTGACGATTTTTACAATCTGGGGGTATTGTCCCGGGTCTACTGGGTAGGCGCCCATCGCCCGAATCGCCAACTTATCGGAGTTCCAGTAGCTATAAAACGTGGAGGCCAGCCCAATCGCCGCAAAAATCCATAGGAACGCAGAATTATTAGTGCCGTAGGAAATCAGGTATCCGATCCCCAAGAGAATCGCCCACATGATTCCCAGTAGCAACGCGGTCTTCACGCCGTTTCCAAACCGTTTTCCCGCCATATATTCCTCCTTTATTTATGCTTAAATCTAACAGCTCAAGCTGAGGGCTCCCTGGCAAGGGGCTGGGCTTTGTCTATTAGCGTTTTACTTCTCTAACGGTACTAAATTGAAAATTCTTGGGGTCAGGGCTCCCCCTGTTTTGAGCCGAGTCCTAGTTGCCGCAGTACTGTATTACTGGGATGGGCAGCTGGACAGTGAGAAAAGCAACAACGAAGAAATTATAGTTAATAATTTTTCGGGCGGATTTTTTTGTATGAATCCTCCAAGATTAAAAGTCGGAAAAATAAAAGTTAAAGCGTTCTCGCAAGCCGATTTTATTTTATTGGAAACCTTGTGAACTGCGAAATCAGGGAAGCAAACCGGAAAGGTTAATAAACGCTAAATTCAACTAACCAATTGAATCAAATTGTTTGTTTCAATAATGGTCACTAATACAAAAAGTTTTGATAGGCTAGCGGGTATGTTAGCTAAATCAACTACGGGGACCACTGTCCCATCTCCAATAAAACATGTCAGTCACGGCAAGGCTGTTTTGGTTCTCCTGCTCGGTACTTTGTTTTTGTCGGGTACCCCGCTTTGGGTGAAAGCAGCCAATATGGATCCGGCCACTCAGGCCTGGCTTCGCGTTATCCTCGGATTCTTGTGTCTATTGCCTTTAGGTGTCATGGAAATCCGCAAAAAGCAGTCACTGCCCAAAAAAGGCATCATCCTGGCGGTAATCTCCGGTCTGTTCTTGGGTGTGGACTTCACCGCCTGGAACTACTCAATCTTCCTAATCGGTTCCGGCGTGGCCGCGATTCTGCTTAACCTGCAGGTTGTGATTGTGCCCATGCTGACTGCAATTATCGACAAGTTCCGCCTGCCTCGATCCTTCGCCTTCGTGCTGCCCATCATGATTGTGGGCGTGCTCTTCACCGGCGGCGTGTTTGAAAGTGGCGGCGACGCTTTTGTCGGTCCCAAAACCATCACCATGTTTGGAATGGAGCTCAAGACCGCAGTCCTTGGTACTGCCTTCGGTTTGACCTCCGGCATCTGCTACTCGTGCTACCTGTACTTCTCTCGGAAGGCCAGTACATCGGCACCGCGTAAAGATCTCTACGTCCAGCCCATGATGTACACCATGCTGGCACAGGCAGTATTCCCCACCATTTGGATGTTTACTGGCGGCAACGGCTTCAATATGACCCATGGCGTATTGACCAAGAACGCTGAGGGCGTAATGGTGCTGCCAGCGATGAACGATGGTATTTCCATCTCGGAAGCAACCATGATGGGTGACCCCATCAATACTGGCAACTGGATTAACCTGATTATCCTGATTGTCATCGGTCAGGCTGCTGCCTGGACCATGGTTCAGTATGGTTCCGTTTGGCTGGATCCGACCCTGTCGGCCGGTATTCTGCTCCTATCTCCGGTTACCTCAGTTATCATCGCCGGTCCGCTATTCTCTGAATGGCCGTCTGCCTTGCAATGGCTGGGTGTGGTGCTGATTTTGGGTTGCGTGGCATATCAAAACGGGTTGCTACAAATACTGATAGCAAAGATAACGGGTAAACCCTTAGCCAAAGATGAGTACGCTGAGGAGCCCGAAGATATCGCTGCCGCGGAAAGTAGAGAATAATTCGTAAAATCAATGGTCAAGCTGTACTACGTCCAACGTAGAAAGGTGCTTGCCGCAGTCGTTACCACAAAACAGATCTAGCGCAAGGACTTAAGCTCCTTGCACCAGCTAAATAAAATGGAGGATTTTCATGAAACTCACTCAGCGTGAGCAGGAAAAGCTGCTTATCGTCGTCGCTGCCGATGTCGCGCAGCGCCGCAAGGATCGCGGTGTTAAGCTCAACCAACCTGAGGCAGTTGCTTTGATTTCAGCTGCCATCATGGAGGGCGCTCGTGACGGTAAGACCGTTGCCCAGTTGATGAGCGAATGTGTAAACATTTTGACCCGCGATGACGTAATGGAAGGTGTCCCTGAAATGATTCCCGACGTTCAGTTGGAGGTCACTTTCCCAGATGGCACCAAACTGGTCACCGTACACAATCCGATTCGCTAACTGAAAGGGATTAACAACCATGATTCCAGGTGAATACTTACTACAAGATGAGCCGGTCAAGCTGAACGCAGATCGGGAAGCGATTACCCTCGAGGTAACCAACACCGGTGACCGTCCTGTTCAGGTTGGCTCTCACTTCCACTTCGCAGAAGCTAATAGTGAGCTTGATTTTGACCGCAAGGCCGCTCTGGGCAAGCGCCTCGATATTCCCGCCGGCACCGCAGTCAGGTTAGAGCCGGGCGATTCCCGCACGGTTAACCTCGTTGACTTTGGTGGAAAGCGCGAGATTTACGGCTTCAATGGCAAAGTTAACGCCCAGCTCGACTAGGCAAATTAATAAATATTGAGCAGTAAATAGACCTAGCCCGAGTTTAGGTCAATAACGTACAGACGAATTTACAAAAATAGGAGAACATAATGGCGTTTGATATGGCGCGGCGTTCGTATGTCGAGCTGAATGGTCCAACGGTGGGCGATGGCGTTCGACTTGCTGATACTAATCTGATTGCCCGCATTGAGAAGGACTACCTGACTCCCGGCGAAGAGGTCTCGTTCGGCGGCGGCAAAGTTATCCGCGATGGTATGGGACAAGACGGTCGTTCGGTTTCCGCCGACGACGTGGTCGATCTGGTGATTACCAGCGCGACAATTATCGATTACACCGGAATTTACAAGGCCGATATCGGCGTAAAAGACGGCAGGATTTATAAGATTGGGCAGGCGGGTAACCCCGACACCCAAGACAATATCGACATTAAAGTCGGCGTGGGCACCGAGGTAATCGGCGGCGCAGGCATGATTGTCACCGCTGGCGGGGTAGATACTCACATTCACTACATTTCCCCCGACCAGATAGAAGCCGCCCTCGACAACGGTATTACCACCCATATCGGTGGTGGCACCGGTCCGGTGGATTCCACCAATGCCACCACGGTTACCGCTGGTCCTACCAACCTGCGACACATGATTCAAGCCTCAGAGAACTTTCCGATTAACGTTGGCTTCCTGGGTAAAGGGCATGCGGGTGCGCCAGATCCTTTGCGCGAGCAAATCTTGGCCGGAGCTGTGGGGCTAAAGATTCACGAGGACTGGGGCGCAACTGCAAATGTTATTGACCAGGCTCTAGCCCTAGCCGATGAGATGGATTTCCAGGTGGCAATCCACACTGACACCCTTAACGAGGGCGGGTTTGCTGACAACACCATTGCGGCATTCAAGAACCGCGTGATTCACACCTTCCACACTGAGGGCGCTGGCGGTGGCCACGCCCCCGATATTTTGAAGGTTGCGGGGCTGCCGAATGTGTTGCCGGCGTCCACTAACCCCACGCTGCCTTACACCATTAACACCATGGACGAGCACCTCGACATGATTATGGTGTGCCACCACTTGAACCCGGATCTTCCGGAGGACGTGGCTTTTGCTGATTCTCGTATCCGTAAGGAAACTATCGCGGCAGAGGACGTGCTGCACGATATGGGCATCATGTCGATTACTTCCTCTGACTCGCAGGCCATGGGGCGTGTGGGTGAGGTTGTCACCCGCACCTGGCAGGTTGCGCACCGGATGAAGGAACAGTTCGGTCCGCTGGCTGGCGATTCGGAAGGCAATGATAACGAGCGCATTAAGCGCTATGTTGCCAAGTACACCATTAACCCGGCGATTGCTACTGGTGTCAGCCACGCTGTCGGTTCCGTTGAGGAAGGCAAGCTAGCTGACCTGGTTATTTGGGAGCCGGCTTACTTTGGTGTGAAGCCGAAGATGGTGTTGAAGAACGGGTATGTTATTCGCTCGGTTATGGGTGATTGCAATGCCTCTATCCCCACCCCGGAGCCTCGGACGATGCGTTACTCTTATGCTGCTCGTGGCGTACTGGCGGCTAAGACTTCGGTTACTTTCTTGCCGACTGCTGCTATTGAGGCTGGTCTGGAAGATGAGCTACGCGCCGATGGCATGAACCGGATGTTCGTGGAAGCGAAGAATATGCGGAATATCTCTAAGGCGGATATGAAGCACAACTCAGCTACCCCGAATATTGAGGTTGATCCGCAGACCTACGAGGTACGGGTGGATGGCAAGCTGATTACTTCAGAGCCAGCTTCCGTGCTGCCTATGGCTCAGCGTTACTTCCTCTTCTAAAAAATAGGTAAGCCTGACCCGGGGGGTCGTCAACTTCGGTTGGCGACCCCCCGCCTTGGCGCAAATCGGCTGCTTTTGACCTTCAGATACCGCCAGCTATTACCGGGATTTCGGCGTAAATCAAGACGCAGATATTCCAGCATTTAATTGAATGATGGGCAGGTAAAATGGTATCCTGGATTGTCAGGGTCGGGTGACGCTGAAATAGTCGACAGCCGTTATAGCACCCAATATAGGTATTACAATTGGGGTGCCAGCAAGTAAGAAAGAAAGATATGACTGTATCTGAAATTTTAGGTAACGTTGCCGAATTATCCGCTGCAGAGCGGGAAAAACTACAAATTGACTACCTGGTTTTCGATAATGAATCCCGCCTCAAGAGGGTGCAGCGGGCTCGCACTGAATCCGGACGCGAAATTCCCATTAAGTTCAAGCCAGGATTTAGGGAAATAAAAGATGGCGACATCTTGGTTCGTGAGGGCGATGCGGCAGTCGTCGCCAAGATGGAAACTACCGATGTGCTGGTTATCAAACCGCAGAGTATTCGGGAAATGGGCGTGGTCGCGCATACCCTGGGAAATCGTCACATGCAAGCACAGTTCTTTGATGTGGATAGTCAATTTGGGGCGCCAGTAATGGTGGTGCGTTACGACCATACCGTTGAGGACTATCTAGATCACGTCAAAGTAAACTACGAGCGCGGCGATTACGTGATGCCGGAAGCTTTCCGTCATGCAGAGCACACCCACTGACATTCGTCGGAAACTGGTAACTTGGCACCTTACCGATTCCGCCCTGCCTACTGGGGGGTTTGCCCACTCCGCTGGTTTAGAAACCTTTGTACAAGATGATCGGGTTGCTAACCCCGACAGCTTTGCTAAGTGGTTACATGGCTACCTCAGACAGGCGAGTTTCAATGACGCGCTGGCAGTTAAATGTGCTGTTCAGTTGTACCAGCGAGAAGGTAGCGAGGAAGAAAAACTAGCTACCCTGAGGGAGTTAGATACTCTCTTGCACGCTTGCCAAGCACCGAAACAGGTACGTGCCTCCATGAATTCGATGGGTAAACGGATGGCTAGAATCGCCTCCTTTATCGCCCCTGAAGATTTTCTGGTCACTCAATATGCGCAGGCAACCGCGGAGCATCAGATGCACGGCAACCCGGGGATTGCTGCGGGTCTCGCCCTAGCAGCCGCGGGTATCAGCCTAGAAGATGCCATTTCTGCCTATCTCATGCAGATGGCTAACTCGATTACCCAAAATGCTATCCGGGCTATCCCTCTGGGGCAGGACGCCGGACAGAAAATTCTGGTTGGTGCTTACCCGCTCATCGAGAAAGCAACCCAAATGACCCTGGATCACGATATAAGTGATCTAGGCTGTGTGGCTCCCCAATTGGAGATTGCCCAGATGGCACATGAGGATCTGCGGTCACGAATGTTTATGTCATAAAAAGCGTTTTCGACAGTTAGAGATAAATTTTATTAGAGAGAAGGAAAAAATGAGTGCAATCAAAGTTGGCGTTGGCGGTCCGGTGGGATCAGGTAAAACCGCGCTAATCGAAAGAGTTACCCGCGCCCTGGATGGGGAAGTTTCCATGGCGGCAATCACCAACGATATTTACACCACCGAGGACGCGAAAATCCTGGCTCGCGACAGTGTATTGCCAGAAGACCGGATTATTGGGGTAGAGACTGGGGGCTGCCCCCACACCGCGATTCGCGAAGATACTTCCATGAACGATGCTGCCTACCAGGAATTGATTAAGCGTTTCCCCGACTTGGAATTGGTGTTCATTGAGTCGGGTGGCGATAACCTATCCGCCACCTTCAGCCCGGAACTGGTCGACTTTTCCATTTACATCATTGACGTAGCCCAGGGAGAAAAGATTCCCCGAAAAGCCGGTCAGGGAATGATT
Proteins encoded:
- a CDS encoding FAD-dependent oxidoreductase, whose translation is MSDRPLSVAVIGAGPAGIYASDILSKSGLNVEIDLFERLPAPYGLVRYGVAPDHPRIRAIITALYKVLQRGDIRLLANVNVGGEDADITVDDLHEHYDAIIFATGSDRDKPIDLPGRDLPECFGASDFVSWYDGNPDYPRFWPLEAKEVAVIGVGNVALDIARVMAKHPADMLKTEIPENVAKELYKSPITDVHIFGRRGPAQVKFTPLELRELGQQPGVKVIVSEEDFEFDEGSEQAIAASKQTKMVVDTLINYAMDEDDREADRRIHLHLFSAPKEILADEDGHVRALVTERTQLNGDGTVSGTGELRETPVQAVYRAVGYFSSPIEGLPFDERRGVIPNQEGRVTDLEGTPLNGIYATGWVKRGPVGLIGSTKSDAQQTIAHLVEDAEAGKLVATGKAVGHDAMIELLEQRGVPFSTWHGWELLDEYEKQLGADFGEVEGGRGARERVKVVSRKAMSAISRGEDVPEDLIGKDGE
- a CDS encoding RNA degradosome polyphosphate kinase, whose amino-acid sequence is MERKQDAENRTEPKVGKAKIKEDATGQSHVVPSPADIARVYKENPQTEPTPQVDRVAAQSNFETATADELISSKTSPEQFPGTDYEDADYDLPTGASPFVDGKKIAADDEILPRPKKTVTPAAASATKTKATGKDAKATSKDNGSTPAKETSKTAGNSEKTTAEKKPRKVASASAGHAQTDGPEDLSTISPSTLREAPGIDKLAQAGPLGQDKPLPKGRFGDRELSWMQFNQRVLEQAEDERLPILERAWFTTIFSSNLDEFYMVRVAGLKRRIAAGIARTAASGLTPRQVLDLVTERAQVLCARQAGFVQNTLLGELKKVGIKLRRWDDLAPEQQEFLHGYFRRQIFPILTPLAVDPSHPFPYISGLSVNLAVVLRNPLTGKQHFARVKIPESLPRLICVEQAIDQIIPEDALDTKGEATFVTLEDVIGPHLDHLFPGMEILEHHVFRLTRNEDLEVEEDDAENLLTAMEQELLRRRFGPAVRLEVAEGISRPVLDFLVAKLEIGMEDVFALPEPIDLRCLNELHELDLPELKYKKFVPATAAGLAEVESARPTDIFAMIRSHDVLLHHPYDSFSTSVQHFVTYAAKDPKVRSIKQTLYRTSSDSPIVSALIEAAQNGKQVLAIVEIKARFDEDANISWARKLERAGVHVVYGMVGLKTHCKLSMVVREEADGLRRYCHVGTGNYHPKTARGYEDLGLLTCDREVAQDLTRLFNQLSGYAPRTSFHRLLVAPRSIRPGIIERIEREVDNYRNGLPAYIGIKVNSLVDEAVTDALYRASQAGVPIDIVVRGICTIRSGVRGLSENIRVRSILGRFLEHSRIYAFENAGQPEVWIGSADLMHRNLDRRVEALIRIKDSEMTAELMDLVKLEASPEVSSWHLRRDGTWRRHINAKDGSPLMDIQEYLINKANSRMKGR
- the ispF gene encoding 2-C-methyl-D-erythritol 2,4-cyclodiphosphate synthase — protein: MSDSSNQLPADSSAGIPASSPDYSAPAFLPRVGIGSDVHAFADPADPETASRLCMVAGLSWPGETPLKGHSDADVAAHALCDAILSAAGQGDLGSHFGTDRPQWQGASGKQLLTATMEIIHRAGWELGNAAVQVIANRPRMGARYQQARAALEEAVGAPVSISATTSDNLGFTGRGEGAAAIATALVYPRG
- a CDS encoding NUDIX hydrolase; protein product: MTARPKPPHMRIVRSAGALVWRLRPEANPIPGTMIPAQRQDIQVLIVHRPRYDDWSWPKGKREPGEAIPATAVREVEEETGVPIRLGAPLTVQRYRLGARVTKEVHYWVGFPDVSPETLRARPLAPLASTKEIDKCQWVGARKAMRLLTRRGDRRLLEELLTRLAERTLYTRTLAVLRHAKATKRSHWEGTEMTRPLSRRGSSQVLRLLPALSALGINQIITSPWRRCVATVAPYATLSGTPLTTEASFTEDAYREDSSKMRSVVRGLLTKSKLDAPASPLAICVHRPTIPGIIGELAPLTPNNLGRLLPQDDPYLKTAGMLLVHIADYPEPRVVDLEVFRLDP